The proteins below are encoded in one region of Acidobacteriota bacterium:
- a CDS encoding nuclear transport factor 2 family protein — MNARPILTVCAALLALLFLPGCPEPGDPAADLAAVTGVLDQIATALKAADVEAIMALYEDEPAPTGYFVAGEMTGKDTIRQGWETFFAHNKVIAIEFSDVHNKLDRHLAAIYCLWTMTVESGGAQRTLSGRLTSVLGKHEGRWYIHHDHVSRPFTMPITPTESAEKAP; from the coding sequence ATGAACGCCAGGCCCATTCTCACGGTCTGCGCGGCGCTCTTGGCGCTGCTCTTCCTTCCGGGCTGCCCGGAGCCGGGTGATCCCGCGGCGGATCTCGCGGCCGTCACCGGCGTACTCGACCAGATCGCCACCGCCCTGAAGGCCGCGGATGTCGAAGCGATCATGGCCCTGTACGAAGACGAGCCCGCCCCCACGGGCTACTTCGTGGCCGGCGAGATGACCGGCAAGGACACCATCCGCCAGGGCTGGGAGACCTTCTTCGCCCACAACAAGGTGATCGCCATCGAGTTCAGCGATGTTCACAACAAGCTCGACCGGCACCTGGCGGCGATCTACTGCCTGTGGACGATGACGGTGGAAAGCGGTGGCGCCCAGCGGACCCTGAGCGGCCGGCTCACCTCGGTTCTGGGCAAGCACGAAGGGCGGTGGTACATCCATCACGACCACGTCTCGAGGCCCTTCACGATGCCGATCACGCCGACGGAGTCCGCCGAAAAGGCGCCGTAG
- a CDS encoding isoaspartyl peptidase/L-asparaginase, with protein MAAARWLSSMTLLVAALVLAGACAPAPSPEPEPPGTWALAIHGGAGAIPRDSPQDLQQAYRRSLSNALETGRRMLAEGAASLDVVETVIRRLEDDPLFNAGRGAVYTHDGRHELDAALMRGEDLACGAVAALRTVRHPITLARRVMERTRHILLVGEGAEAFADETGVERVDPAFFDTERRRRQWLEFLERSRHHGPANEERSTVGVVALDRRGHLAAGTSTGGLTGKRFGRVGDVPLIGAGTYADDRSCAVSCTGVGEAFIRHSVAHSISALMSLAGMDVQQAARRMIHDVLEPGVGGVIAVGRDGTLALEFNTPGMYRGAANSKGLFQVGIWEDGP; from the coding sequence ATGGCCGCTGCCCGCTGGCTGTCGTCGATGACCCTCCTGGTTGCCGCGCTCGTCCTCGCCGGGGCCTGCGCTCCCGCCCCGAGCCCGGAGCCCGAGCCTCCCGGGACCTGGGCCCTGGCCATTCACGGCGGCGCGGGAGCCATCCCGCGAGACAGTCCTCAAGATCTCCAGCAGGCCTACCGCCGGAGCCTGTCCAACGCCCTGGAGACCGGGCGGCGCATGCTCGCCGAAGGTGCCGCCAGCCTGGACGTGGTAGAGACCGTGATTCGCCGACTGGAAGACGATCCCCTGTTCAACGCGGGCCGCGGAGCGGTCTACACCCATGACGGCCGCCACGAACTCGATGCCGCTCTGATGCGAGGCGAGGACCTGGCCTGCGGCGCCGTGGCGGCTCTGCGCACCGTTCGCCACCCGATCACCCTGGCCCGCCGGGTGATGGAGCGCACGCGTCACATCCTCCTGGTGGGAGAAGGAGCCGAGGCCTTTGCCGACGAGACAGGCGTCGAGCGCGTGGATCCCGCCTTCTTCGACACGGAAAGGCGCCGCCGGCAGTGGCTCGAATTCCTCGAGCGGTCCCGTCACCATGGCCCGGCGAACGAGGAAAGGAGCACGGTCGGGGTGGTGGCCCTCGACCGCCGCGGCCACCTGGCGGCGGGCACTTCCACCGGTGGACTGACCGGCAAACGCTTCGGCCGCGTCGGTGACGTGCCGCTGATCGGCGCCGGCACCTACGCCGACGACCGCTCCTGCGCGGTTTCCTGCACGGGAGTGGGTGAGGCATTCATCCGTCACAGCGTGGCGCACTCGATTTCGGCCCTGATGAGCCTGGCAGGCATGGACGTGCAGCAGGCCGCGCGAAGGATGATCCACGACGTGCTCGAGCCCGGCGTGGGAGGAGTGATCGCGGTGGGCCGGGACGGCACCCTGGCCCTCGAGTTCAACACCCCGGGCATGTACAGGGGGGCGGCGAACTCCAAGGGCTTGTTCCAGGTCGGCATCTGGGAAGACGGGCCGTGA
- a CDS encoding HypC/HybG/HupF family hydrogenase formation chaperone gives MCLAVPMRLIEVDGERGVAALGEVRQAVNLSLVECPRIGEYVIVHAGFAIEKLDVEEADERLAYFDEIAAKAEEEPR, from the coding sequence ATGTGCCTTGCCGTACCGATGCGCCTGATCGAAGTCGACGGTGAACGCGGAGTCGCCGCCCTGGGTGAAGTGCGCCAGGCGGTCAACCTCTCCCTGGTCGAATGTCCCCGGATCGGCGAGTACGTCATCGTTCACGCCGGTTTCGCCATCGAAAAGCTGGACGTCGAAGAGGCCGATGAACGCCTGGCCTATTTCGACGAGATCGCCGCGAAAGCGGAAGAGGAACCCCGCTAG
- the mutM gene encoding bifunctional DNA-formamidopyrimidine glycosylase/DNA-(apurinic or apyrimidinic site) lyase, with protein MPELPEVETVVRQLRPQVTGRHLKRLQVFDPRLKPGRAPRLPGSRIHRVLRVGKQVLFEVGRKQPEKAPGRAFLACHLRMTGRLIWKPKRDDRGPHLRATLVLEDGVVDFIDPRRFGTLRWLRRIEEAEPGGIDPLSPAFTAPVLRRLLAGSRQELKVWLLRQDRLAGLGNIYACEILHRAGLAPRRAAGRLSAAEIQRLFGAIGEILDAAIEKCGTTFSDFQDARGEQGDYQAMLEVYGREGEGCRRCRRGKIRRIVQQQRSTFFCPVCQNRRHRRAGPGKAG; from the coding sequence ATGCCCGAACTTCCCGAGGTGGAAACAGTGGTCCGCCAGCTCAGGCCACAGGTCACCGGACGCCACCTGAAGCGTTTGCAGGTGTTCGATCCGCGCCTGAAACCCGGCCGGGCACCCCGCCTGCCCGGCAGCCGCATCCACCGCGTCCTGCGGGTGGGCAAGCAAGTGCTCTTCGAAGTGGGGCGAAAACAGCCCGAGAAAGCGCCGGGGCGGGCTTTTCTCGCCTGCCACCTGCGAATGACCGGGCGCCTGATCTGGAAGCCGAAGCGGGACGACCGGGGGCCTCATCTCCGGGCTACCCTGGTCCTCGAAGACGGCGTCGTGGACTTCATCGATCCCAGGCGATTCGGCACCCTGCGCTGGCTGCGCCGCATCGAGGAGGCCGAGCCGGGGGGCATCGATCCACTCTCGCCGGCCTTCACCGCGCCGGTCCTCCGGCGACTTCTCGCAGGCAGCCGGCAGGAACTCAAGGTCTGGCTGCTACGCCAGGACCGCCTCGCGGGCCTGGGCAACATCTATGCCTGCGAAATCCTCCACCGGGCGGGCCTGGCCCCCCGCCGAGCGGCCGGCCGGCTCTCCGCGGCGGAGATCCAGCGCCTTTTCGGGGCCATCGGGGAGATCCTCGACGCGGCGATCGAAAAGTGCGGAACGACTTTCTCGGACTTTCAGGACGCCCGGGGTGAGCAGGGGGACTACCAGGCGATGCTCGAAGTCTACGGCCGTGAAGGCGAAGGTTGCCGACGCTGTCGGCGCGGCAAGATCCGGAGAATCGTCCAGCAGCAGCGAAGCACCTTCTTCTGCCCCGTATGCCAGAACCGGCGACACCGACGGGCAGGCCCCGGGAAAGCCGGGTAG
- a CDS encoding endonuclease/exonuclease/phosphatase family protein produces the protein MRLRVVTYNIHRAIGIDRRFRPERIVRILSHHDADLVLLQEVDQGVPRSKQLDLACELAIQLGYPHFAVGHNVSLRKGRYGNATLSRFPITRERNIDLTIGSRKRRGCQHTTLWLGGGSRSDNVLEVFNLHLGLSARERELQIGLLLRSRELASLTTDTPCLIGGDFNDWRSLLKPVLTQALGFHFDTQLSTGRSIKTYPSFAPRGGLDRLYSRGRLKLLSARRCRLRESRVASDHRPIIADYEIH, from the coding sequence ATGCGCCTGAGAGTCGTGACCTACAACATCCACCGCGCCATCGGCATCGACCGGAGATTCCGGCCGGAGCGCATCGTCCGCATCCTCTCCCACCACGACGCCGACCTGGTCCTGTTGCAAGAGGTCGACCAGGGGGTGCCGCGTTCGAAGCAACTGGACTTGGCGTGCGAACTGGCGATCCAGCTCGGCTATCCTCACTTTGCCGTGGGCCACAACGTCAGCCTGCGCAAGGGACGTTACGGTAACGCCACGCTGAGCCGCTTTCCCATCACCCGGGAACGCAACATCGACCTGACCATCGGCTCGCGCAAGCGTCGCGGTTGCCAGCATACGACGCTGTGGCTGGGGGGCGGATCCCGGAGCGACAACGTGCTGGAGGTGTTCAACCTCCACCTCGGCCTCTCCGCCCGGGAGCGGGAACTCCAGATCGGCTTGCTGCTGCGCTCCCGCGAGTTGGCTTCGCTGACCACGGACACGCCCTGCCTGATCGGGGGCGATTTCAACGACTGGCGCTCGTTGCTCAAGCCGGTGCTGACCCAGGCCCTGGGCTTCCACTTCGACACCCAACTCAGCACAGGACGTTCGATCAAGACCTACCCCTCCTTCGCCCCTCGAGGCGGGCTCGATCGGCTCTATTCCCGGGGCCGCCTCAAGCTCCTCTCGGCCCGGCGCTGCCGCCTGCGCGAGTCCCGCGTCGCCAGCGATCACCGCCCGATCATCGCGGACTACGAAATTCACTGA
- a CDS encoding branched-chain amino acid aminotransferase, whose product MEIKIRDAGLTPKETLAEKTKDPGFGRTFSDRMFIARWKDPGPWENAEIIPYGPLKLDPAANVLHYAQEVFEGLKAYAWEDGRIALFRPEKNAERFNNSARRLCMPTVDPDFFLGAVEKLVSLERDWIPRDGRGALYVRPTMIGTEAALGVKASSEYLFYVIVGPVGPYFPTGFKPIKIHVTTEYVRAAVGGIGFAKTSGNYAASLLAGEIARRKGCSQVLYLDAREGRYIEELGGMNVFCRFGDTLATSPLTGSILPGVTRDSILRLAPDFGLKTEERPISIGEIKERAADGSLNEVFAVGTAAVVTAIGSLLYEDEEIVIGDGGVGEMAQKLYDRLTGIQYGRLEDPYGWIRFID is encoded by the coding sequence ATGGAAATCAAGATCCGGGACGCCGGGCTGACCCCGAAAGAGACCCTTGCGGAAAAAACGAAGGATCCCGGCTTCGGACGCACCTTCTCGGACAGGATGTTCATCGCCCGCTGGAAGGATCCGGGGCCTTGGGAAAATGCCGAGATCATCCCCTACGGCCCCCTGAAACTCGACCCTGCGGCGAACGTGTTGCACTACGCCCAGGAAGTCTTCGAGGGCCTCAAGGCCTACGCCTGGGAGGACGGCCGGATCGCCCTTTTCCGGCCGGAGAAAAACGCCGAGCGCTTCAACAACTCGGCCCGACGACTCTGTATGCCCACCGTCGATCCCGACTTCTTCCTCGGGGCCGTCGAGAAACTGGTCAGCCTCGAGCGCGATTGGATTCCGCGAGACGGCCGGGGCGCCCTCTACGTCCGCCCCACCATGATCGGCACCGAAGCGGCGCTGGGGGTCAAGGCTTCCTCCGAATACCTTTTCTATGTCATCGTCGGTCCCGTCGGGCCCTACTTCCCCACGGGCTTCAAACCGATCAAGATCCACGTCACCACCGAGTATGTCCGGGCGGCGGTCGGCGGCATCGGCTTTGCCAAGACCTCGGGCAATTACGCCGCGAGCCTGTTGGCCGGAGAGATCGCCCGGCGGAAGGGCTGCTCCCAGGTGCTCTACCTGGACGCCAGGGAGGGGCGCTACATCGAGGAACTGGGGGGCATGAACGTCTTCTGCCGCTTTGGCGACACCCTGGCCACATCCCCCCTGACGGGCAGCATTCTGCCCGGCGTGACCCGGGACTCGATCCTTCGCCTCGCGCCCGATTTCGGCCTCAAGACGGAAGAGCGCCCGATCTCCATCGGTGAAATCAAGGAGCGGGCGGCGGACGGCTCGCTGAACGAGGTCTTCGCCGTGGGCACCGCGGCGGTCGTCACGGCCATCGGATCGCTGCTCTACGAGGACGAAGAAATCGTCATCGGCGACGGAGGCGTGGGCGAAATGGCCCAGAAGCTCTACGATCGCCTGACGGGCATCCAGTACGGCCGCCTCGAAGACCCATACGGCTGGATCCGCTTCATCGACTAG
- a CDS encoding CoA pyrophosphatase yields the protein MIDRLRGCLKPARGAAFSRGGRLLPAAVLVPVVCRESGAGLLLTLRTSHLAQHPGQVSFPGGRREDGESDPVVTALREAREEIGLDPARVEVAGVLPTYDTVTGFSVVPVVGLLRPPLDLRPDPREVAGIFEVALETVLDPACYSRQATRYQGEERTFWVLEHDEQHIWGVTAGILHGLCERLGGRSGGMA from the coding sequence ATGATCGATCGCCTGAGGGGCTGCTTGAAGCCGGCGAGGGGAGCCGCGTTCTCCAGGGGGGGGCGACTCCTGCCCGCCGCGGTGCTGGTGCCCGTGGTCTGCCGCGAGTCCGGCGCCGGATTGCTTCTGACCCTGCGCACCTCGCATCTCGCGCAGCATCCCGGGCAGGTCAGCTTTCCCGGGGGCAGGCGCGAAGATGGCGAGTCGGACCCCGTGGTCACCGCCCTGCGGGAAGCCCGGGAGGAGATCGGCCTGGATCCGGCGCGGGTCGAGGTGGCCGGCGTTCTACCGACCTACGATACCGTGACGGGCTTCTCCGTGGTGCCCGTGGTCGGCCTGCTCCGGCCTCCGCTCGACCTGCGCCCCGATCCCCGGGAGGTGGCCGGGATTTTCGAAGTCGCCCTGGAGACGGTGCTCGACCCGGCCTGCTACAGCCGGCAGGCTACTCGATACCAGGGTGAGGAACGCACCTTCTGGGTTCTCGAGCATGACGAGCAGCACATCTGGGGCGTGACCGCGGGCATTCTCCACGGCCTGTGCGAGCGGCTGGGAGGGCGCTCGGGCGGCATGGCGTGA
- a CDS encoding type II secretion system protein — MICDGHRAASRSKTASGKSAGPRERGFTLLELLMVTGIIGVLSAIAIPLLQRAIVQSELKAVVSEGRTIHTAFKNYYLDRSQYPSTAGADAFELDTFEPLRRNRYYVGNLGARLLGEQADAYGSPDDQGQNQEFWLEMTLSKDQSIRFLICDSDNAPLSGGTYLDGVFAYENGVQKNL; from the coding sequence ATGATCTGTGACGGCCACCGGGCCGCATCTCGAAGCAAGACGGCCTCCGGGAAAAGCGCCGGGCCGCGGGAACGCGGTTTCACCCTGCTCGAGCTGCTGATGGTCACCGGGATCATCGGTGTCCTCAGCGCGATCGCCATTCCGTTGCTTCAGCGAGCCATCGTGCAGTCGGAATTGAAGGCCGTGGTCTCCGAGGGTCGGACGATCCACACCGCGTTCAAGAACTATTACCTGGACAGGAGCCAGTATCCCAGCACGGCGGGCGCCGATGCCTTCGAGCTGGACACCTTCGAACCCCTGCGCCGCAACCGCTACTACGTCGGCAACCTGGGGGCGCGGCTGCTTGGTGAGCAAGCCGATGCCTACGGGTCTCCCGACGACCAGGGGCAGAACCAGGAGTTCTGGCTCGAGATGACCTTGAGCAAGGACCAGAGCATTCGGTTCCTGATCTGCGACTCCGACAATGCTCCCTTGTCCGGAGGAACCTATCTCGACGGCGTCTTCGCCTACGAAAACGGTGTTCAGAAGAACCTCTGA
- a CDS encoding prolyl oligopeptidase family serine peptidase: protein MMTGSRLFVRVVTPLLLITLAASGCRKEDLLPAPPQTRIEEVVEEIHGVRVVDPYRWLEDQQSPETRAWIEAQNAYTDSLLGDLPGRDQLLQRLTPLMQTDSAGVPIQRAGRYFFLRRAKDQDLYVIYMRVGVTGEDQVLIDPHPWTEDNTRSVDLVDVSDDGRLMLYAVRQGGQDEVEYRVFDVDRREDLPDVMPRSRYFSAEFTPDGKGFYYARYTQEGTTVYYHALGDDPARDTALFGEGFGPGELIVPALSDDGAFLFVHVLHGSAGPTEIHIKDLRHGGPFRVAVAGQPSRSFGQIVEGKLVVQTDWQAPSGRVMVVDARDPGQEKWREIIPERENAVIRSMALVGGRLFVNYLENVVTRLRSFDLEGRELEEIRFDELGTVSNLQGRWKDAEAFFSFQSFHIPSTIYRYDVSRGERSTWFRADLPVDPDQYRVEQLWFESKDGTRVPLFLVGRKGLEGDGPRPLLLNGYGGFDVSKLPRFSPVIIPWLDDGGLYAVANIRGGGEFGEPWHRAGMLENKQNTFDDFIAAAEFLIRRGYTDSDRLAISGGSNGGLLVGAVMTQRPELVRAVICAYPLLDMVRYHKFLVARFWVPEYGSADDPEMFKTIYAYSPYHHVRPGTEYPALLMITGDGDTRVAPLHGRKMVAAVQAANASNRPILLRYHTKAGHAGGTPVSEQIEDAVDTYSFLAWQLAGR, encoded by the coding sequence ATGATGACCGGCTCCCGCCTGTTCGTTCGTGTCGTGACCCCACTCCTGCTCATCACCTTGGCCGCCAGCGGGTGCCGAAAGGAGGACCTTTTGCCTGCTCCCCCCCAGACCCGGATCGAAGAAGTGGTCGAGGAGATCCACGGGGTCCGTGTCGTCGATCCCTACCGTTGGCTCGAGGATCAGCAATCTCCCGAGACCCGCGCCTGGATCGAGGCGCAAAATGCCTACACCGACTCCTTGCTCGGTGATCTCCCCGGTCGCGATCAGCTCTTGCAGAGGCTCACACCGCTGATGCAGACCGACAGCGCAGGGGTTCCGATCCAGCGGGCCGGGCGCTACTTCTTCCTGCGCCGGGCCAAAGATCAGGACCTGTACGTGATCTACATGCGGGTGGGTGTCACCGGTGAAGACCAGGTGCTGATCGACCCGCATCCCTGGACCGAAGACAACACCCGTTCGGTCGACCTGGTCGACGTCAGCGACGACGGCAGGCTGATGCTCTACGCCGTACGTCAAGGCGGTCAGGACGAGGTGGAGTATCGCGTCTTCGACGTGGATCGGCGGGAAGATCTGCCGGACGTGATGCCGCGCTCGCGCTACTTCAGCGCGGAGTTCACGCCTGACGGAAAGGGCTTCTACTATGCCCGCTACACGCAAGAGGGGACCACGGTCTACTACCACGCCCTGGGCGACGATCCGGCGCGGGACACGGCCCTCTTCGGGGAGGGTTTCGGTCCCGGGGAACTGATCGTTCCCGCGCTTTCCGATGATGGCGCCTTTCTCTTCGTTCACGTGCTCCACGGCTCGGCGGGGCCGACCGAGATTCACATCAAGGATTTGCGACACGGCGGGCCTTTCCGCGTAGCCGTTGCCGGCCAGCCCTCACGGAGTTTCGGACAGATCGTCGAGGGCAAGCTGGTGGTGCAGACGGATTGGCAGGCGCCCTCGGGTCGGGTGATGGTGGTCGACGCCCGTGATCCGGGCCAGGAGAAGTGGCGGGAGATCATCCCCGAGCGCGAGAACGCCGTGATTCGCTCGATGGCTCTCGTCGGTGGGCGGCTGTTCGTCAACTACCTCGAAAACGTGGTCACGCGCCTGCGCTCATTCGACCTCGAGGGACGAGAGCTGGAAGAGATTCGTTTCGACGAGTTGGGTACGGTGAGCAACCTTCAGGGGCGCTGGAAGGATGCCGAGGCCTTTTTCTCCTTCCAATCCTTCCACATTCCCAGCACGATCTACCGCTACGACGTGAGCCGTGGAGAGCGCAGCACCTGGTTCCGGGCCGACCTGCCGGTAGATCCCGATCAGTACCGGGTCGAGCAGCTCTGGTTCGAGTCGAAGGACGGTACCCGGGTGCCGCTCTTTCTCGTCGGACGCAAGGGCCTGGAGGGGGATGGGCCGCGCCCCCTTCTGCTCAACGGCTACGGGGGGTTCGACGTCAGCAAGCTGCCGCGTTTTTCCCCTGTCATCATTCCGTGGCTCGACGACGGAGGTCTCTACGCGGTGGCGAATATTCGCGGAGGAGGCGAGTTCGGCGAGCCGTGGCATCGTGCCGGCATGCTCGAGAACAAGCAGAACACCTTCGATGATTTCATCGCCGCGGCCGAGTTTCTGATTCGGCGGGGGTATACGGATTCCGACCGGTTGGCGATATCCGGTGGCAGCAACGGCGGATTGCTGGTGGGTGCGGTGATGACCCAGAGGCCGGAGCTGGTACGTGCGGTGATCTGCGCCTACCCGTTGCTCGACATGGTGCGCTATCACAAGTTTCTCGTTGCGCGCTTCTGGGTGCCCGAGTACGGCTCCGCCGACGACCCCGAAATGTTCAAGACGATCTACGCCTACTCGCCCTACCATCATGTCCGCCCGGGTACCGAGTACCCGGCGCTGCTGATGATCACCGGTGACGGTGACACCCGGGTCGCGCCCCTCCACGGCCGGAAGATGGTGGCGGCGGTCCAGGCGGCGAATGCGTCGAACCGGCCGATCTTACTGCGCTACCACACCAAGGCGGGTCATGCCGGCGGCACACCGGTCTCCGAGCAGATCGAGGACGCGGTCGACACCTACAGTTTCCTGGCCTGGCAACTGGCTGGTCGTTGA
- a CDS encoding aldo/keto reductase, translated as MEYRRLGRSGLQVSALSFGAWVTVGQQIDESAAQECMAAAFEAGVNFFDNAEVYADGQAEIVMGRILRKMGWKRSDLVLSTKIFWGGGGPNDRGLSRKHIVEGVDAALERLGVRYVDLVFCHRPDLHTPIEETVRAMDHVVRQGKAFYWGTSEWSAAQIMEAWAIARRERLEPPTMEQPQYNMLHRERVEAEYLALYDSIGLGTTIWSPLASGLLTGKYNDGCPEGTRASLPGYEWLRERLVGPGAEASIAKVRALAPVAEELGCSLAQLALAWCLANPHVSTVITGASRPSQVTENMAALPVAARLTPEIMARIDEILGNRPDPPTDWRA; from the coding sequence ATGGAATACAGACGGCTGGGTAGGTCGGGCCTGCAGGTGTCGGCCCTGTCTTTCGGCGCCTGGGTCACCGTCGGTCAACAGATCGACGAGAGCGCCGCCCAGGAGTGCATGGCCGCGGCTTTCGAGGCGGGAGTCAACTTCTTCGACAATGCCGAGGTCTACGCCGATGGCCAGGCGGAGATCGTCATGGGCCGCATTCTGCGCAAGATGGGCTGGAAACGTTCCGACCTGGTGCTGTCGACGAAAATTTTCTGGGGGGGCGGCGGGCCCAACGACAGGGGCCTTTCCCGCAAGCATATCGTCGAAGGAGTCGACGCCGCCCTCGAGAGGCTGGGGGTGCGCTACGTGGACCTGGTCTTCTGCCATCGGCCCGACCTGCACACGCCGATCGAGGAGACCGTGCGGGCCATGGATCACGTCGTTCGCCAGGGAAAGGCTTTCTACTGGGGCACCAGCGAGTGGAGCGCGGCGCAGATCATGGAGGCGTGGGCCATCGCCCGCCGCGAGCGGCTCGAGCCTCCCACCATGGAACAACCCCAATACAACATGCTTCATCGTGAGCGGGTCGAGGCGGAATACCTGGCGCTCTACGATTCCATCGGCCTGGGGACGACGATTTGGTCCCCCCTGGCCAGTGGCCTGCTCACGGGCAAGTACAACGATGGCTGCCCCGAGGGCACGCGGGCGTCCCTCCCCGGCTACGAATGGCTCCGCGAACGGCTCGTCGGACCGGGGGCCGAGGCCTCCATCGCCAAGGTGCGGGCCCTGGCTCCCGTGGCGGAAGAGCTGGGATGCTCCCTCGCCCAACTGGCGCTGGCCTGGTGCCTGGCCAACCCTCACGTGAGTACCGTGATCACCGGCGCCTCTCGTCCCTCCCAGGTCACCGAGAACATGGCCGCCCTGCCTGTCGCCGCACGGCTGACGCCGGAGATCATGGCTCGGATCGACGAGATCCTGGGCAATCGTCCCGATCCACCCACCGACTGGCGCGCCTGA